A genomic stretch from Solanum stenotomum isolate F172 chromosome 8, ASM1918654v1, whole genome shotgun sequence includes:
- the LOC125872759 gene encoding receptor kinase-like protein Xa21: protein MPNGTLGKWLYSHNLFLNLLQRLDITIDVASAIDYLHNGYSTPVVHCDLKPNNVLIDQEMVAHVSDFGIAKMLGTGEAFVQTRTIATIGYIAPEYGQDGIVSTSCDVYSFGILMMETFTRIRPTDETFTRDLTIQRWVSDSIPSGIHKVVDSNLIQPGDEQIDAKMQCLLSIMELALSCTLATPDARISMEDALSTLKKIRLQLVSSLH from the exons ATGCCCAACGGGACCCTTGGTAAATGGTTATACTCTCATAACTTGTTCTTGAACTTACTGCAGAGACTTGATATAACGATAGATGTTGCGTCGGCAATAGACTATCTCCACAATGGTTATTCAACACCAGTGGTGCATTGTGACCTGAAGCCAAACAATGTCTTGATAGATCAAGAAATGGTTGCTCATGTAAGTGATTTTGGCATTGCAAAAATGTTAGGTACAGGGGAGGCTTTTGTCCAAACAAGGACAATTGCAACCATTGGTTATATTGCTCCAG AGTATGGACAGGATGGAATAGTATCCACAAGTTGTGATGTTTATAGTTTTGGAATTCTAATGATGGAGACGTTTACAAGAATTAGACCAACTGATGAAACTTTTACCAGAGACTTGACCATACAACGTTGGGTTAGTGATTCAATCCCAAGTGGAATTCATAAGGTGGTGGATTCTAATTTGATACAACCAGGGGATGAACAAATTGATGCAAAGATGCAATGTTTGTTATCAATCATGGAACTAGCTTTGAGCTGCACATTAGCGACCCCTGATGCAAGAATTAGCATGGAAGATGCTCTTTCAACACTGAAAAAGATTAGACTCCAGCTTGTCAGTAGTCTGCACTAG